The Myxocyprinus asiaticus isolate MX2 ecotype Aquarium Trade chromosome 6, UBuf_Myxa_2, whole genome shotgun sequence region ttgtgCAGTGGTTTCAGTTGATTTAGGCTGGTGCTGATCCCCTCCAGAAAGCTTGAAGTCTACAAGCTTGCTAGCGTGGTTCATATCAAGACTTTTGTTGCTTTGAGTGTCATCGTCATCATTTTCTATTTTCTCAAGGTTTCCCTCAGCTGGCTGTGTTTGATGTGGATCTCTGGTGCTATCTGTCTGTTCAGTGGCTGATTGTCCAGTTTGTTCTGATATATGTTCTGGGGATGAAGAATTCCCCTCCTTTTTGAGATCGACAGAGCTCAGATCCATAGTATCTTCAGCTACAGGAGGTTCAGTGTCGGATATACTCTCTACAAAAGGCAAGCAAAGGTTAAGTTAAGCACAATACACACTGCACTAGTATGTTTACACTACCATTTGTCATTCCATGTCAACTAAACCAGAGGTTCCCGgctcaaaatgttgttttgatcatttattttactgtaaaagaaaaaaagaaatgcataaatgatgaggaaagccaaaatattaaatcaatggaccaatatttactgagtaatccattattttgtagagtgggGTTAAAATGAAATTTTCACCAATGATTTAGAGAGCAAAgctacaggtaaaaaaataaccttagaaagtcgcaacgtcattattttatttttacacagagaaaggtaggtctattactaaaatcagttgactgcAGCACCTCTTTTTGCATAACATGCCAATAGAGTCCaaaaatggaggaaaaaaaaccCACTTTTTTTATATTGCATTTCAAAAGTTGTAGTGCTATCTTAATATCTTAATATTCTTTTAGATTCTCGTATAGAAACAAACTTCCCTTTAAGTATCTTCATATTTAAGGACCTATGTGATAAAATCATAGCGATATTGGGCTCTCAGTGTGGTTTTATGTATAAATTGTTAAAtgttacccattttcaatggtttaaaaacaaatgtgggtcacatgcaATGAAAccagaaatgtacatttatttactgACATAAATACAATCATGTCAAAATCTTGATTGTTAAGAACAAGTGACGCAAGTGGCTCTTTAGTTAGTGCAATAGCTATTATCCagtttttggatttcagaaatgtacatgtGCAAAGCTCCGGAAAGCATCattatttggttgatttgacatgaaataaccctgaagtaatagtattcaatttacatttattgtagTGTGATAGGTCAAAACAATGTGAATGTTTTTGTGGTGTTgataaacataaaatacaaaggaaatacattttaaaatatcataaaaagtCATTAACCCTACATCTCCAAGGTTAAACAGGCGAGGTTTTGGATACAAATGTTAAGTGATATTCCTTCATACAGTATGGTTTTACATGAGACCATTAGCACTCCATTAATAAACATAATTGTACTGACCAGAAGTACCTGTGCTTCCTTGCGATCCTTCGTCAGCCTTAGGTTTGGGTCGAGACCCACTCTGTTGAAGTCCCCGGTTAGATATTCCATGTTTGCGGAGCAGGTGGCGTTCACAGTTCGACTTAGTGGAGAAGAATGACTCACACTGAGGACAAGGGTATGGCTTCTGACCTGTGAAATAAATTCACTTTGAACTTTAACAAATCTGATGTGAAAATCAATATATAATACTTTTAGATGTGTGATGTTACAAAACCAACCATAAAAacatatttggaaaaaaaatgataaacatggggggaaaaaacagaCATGCAGACATGCATCAACTTAAAATTGAGAATCAAAAGCTGAATataaaagaatataatttattatacagCTTCTCACTGTAACTACAAACATTTAatgggcatgttttctttcttgttttaagaaaaatgtcagtgtatgtaaactataCAGTATTAGGCACAGGgaaacatcttattttgtgatttgattaaaCTGACCTCTACAGTATGACGTTATTATCATCCATTTGCTTCTATTAAAGGACTTTTTCATGGAGAGACTGCTATTTAtatagtgcagacagacagcagcaaGAGTGAGAGGGGTTGGCAAAGTAAAAGCACAGGAAGCTGCACGGAAAAATATtcccaaaatgtcacaattcttTTTCAATGTGAGGTTGCAAGCCGAACGGGCACAATCCATGAATCTGCCCGAATACAAAGCACGCAAACTTGAGCTGACTGTGCACACAGTACAGTGTGCTGCCCTAAAGAACACTGCAACATTAGAACGCACACAGATTTGCAAGTGCTCAAAGAAATTCATTTacagatttattcattttatattgGAGTTGCACATTGTGGGTACTGAACAGGAAACACATGGAAAAGatcaaatataacattttagcttGGGGCACAGTGGTCAAATTGAGGGGGCACGGTCCCCAAGCCATTTGTAGTTGTAGACTGTAGAGATCTATTTAGAGTCTAAAATGGTTGAAGGGCAAATCCTGCACACATTCTACATATTCTGTAATCTCCGCTTATCTACGAATGGAATACACACTGTATTGAAGGGTAGAGTTAAGTGAATAAGTGTTTTATGGCATAAGTGGTCAGAATTTATGGATTGTAAACAGTGTCTTACCTGTGTGTGTTAGCATATGCCTTTGCAATGAGCTGGCCCAGGGGAACAGTCGTGGGCAGTAAGGGCATGTCATTTTCTGCACTGAATTAGAATAGGCATTCTTCTTTCCTTTGTTCTGTGGAGATTTCTTTGGCTTGTCCTCTCCACCTTCCTTCACCTCATCACTGATGGACTGCTTCTCCTTCTCCTCCTTCACTGGCTGCATCTGATTGGTTTGCAAGTAGGGGCTGAATTTATTTGCATCAGTAGTGGCTAGCATTTTCTCCACACTGGGGAACTCTCCACTTGACTCCAGGTCTATGCCACTGCCTGTAGCTGATTTTGGATCACAGATCTCTTCCTGAAATAGTCTCTTCTTGCCTCTCCTCTTTGAGTTATCAGGAGGAGAACCTTTTAGAGTGGAATCCGGAATGACTGTACCCTTCTTGTCATTTAGCGTATTGAAATCCTTTGCACTAACACTGTTCTTGACATCCATTCCTGTTTCAATCAGCATTGGGGTTGCTGAGACAGAGGAGATAATCTGAGCAATGGAGGCCAGTGGTTGCATTTCAGAAGATGGTTTTGGTAGCAGTGGCTTCAGGCGAGTAAAAGGCTTGGTTAGGTCACTGGATAGAGCTGAGGCCAGGCTAGAAATTGAGATGGGGAGAGTTGCAAGAAGTCCAGGGGTTGTTTCTGTACTTGGGGAGGGTTGTTCTTTCTTAACAACTTGATTATTAAGGGATGTGCTGCGAGCAAGCCCTTTCATTGTTCTCTTTTTCTCTGGATCCTTAGGCATGGAGAGATCAATTGGCTCCATGGAGCAGTCGTTAAGCAGAGGGGATGCCGTTTCTTCCAGCTTAACATCTGAGCCTATAATTTTTTTCGATTTGCTAGAGAAATCCAAAGGCTGTTCTTGGTCAACTGGTCCAGAGAAAGAGCCTGAATTTTGAGGAACAGTTCTGTTTACCAGCCCATTTGAGGTTGGAGGGTTGGCATGAGCAGTGGCATCTTCTCCAACAGGTAGAAGACTTTTGATGTGCTCTTCAATTTCCCTTTCTTGAACCTCCGGGTGTTGCTTCAGCAAATGGTGTATGCAGTTCCTTTTAGCAAGGAATGCTGCCCCACACTGCCGACACTCAAACGGCTTCCTCTGACACCCACTGTGTGTTCGCAGATGAATCTGAAGGGCTCGGTAGTTCTTAAGGTCCTCCCCACAATAGCGACAAGATGCGTTACCAGCACCAGCTGTATCAAGGAGGTCTAGTGTTGCACCCCCAAATAGACCACTTAAAGTAGAGGAGGTGGTTACATATTCAATGTTCTTCTCAATCTCTTTGCGCGTGTTCTTCATGTGTTTCTTGCGCAAATGACGCTCACAGTTGGCCTTCACAGTGAAAGGGTAGTGACAGAGGCGACAGACATATGGGCGTTCACCGCTATGTGTTCTGAGATGCCGAATCAGTGTTGCTTTGTCCGGAGCTGCATAGCAACAAATGGTGCACTGATATGGTGAAGCTCCCAGATGATGACGCATATGAGCCTGGAGACCCCCTAAGAAGGAAAAGACTTCTTTGCAGAACCGACAAGGGTACTCTGTCTTGGCGGTCTTCTTGCTCACAACTCTCAATTCCTTGTCTTTGCCGTCAAAGTCCTCTTGCTTGAGCTTTCCAGTTGCATTGTCATATGAGATAATCATGCTTCCTATGACATCTGACCCCAGCTGAGTAGTCTCCCAATTTGTGGGAGAGGATGAGgttgaggaagaagaggaggctGAAGTTTGCCTGGCAGTTCTCAGCTGTTGACCAGTCTGGGGTGGAAGGCTAGGACTGATGTTGCCCGATGAGGCCTGTTGGGCGTTCATTACAGGCGGAGGTGGTGTGGAGGCACCCATGCTGGATCGAGGCGTGATTAAGGGCTTCGGTTTCAGAGACGAAATATGTTTGGGGTCCACTTGTATAGGACTGGCCTGATCTTTGGGGAGCAGAGACAAAGACATCTGAGGTGGCACCGTGGCAGCGATTTTAAGGATTTGTTCAATGTCGGCCAGCTCCACCGCAGCTTGACCACTTATTGGGACAAACATACCGCTACTGACAACACCATGGAGAGGTTGTAGCGACAAGAGGCTGAGGGCAGTGTTCTTGTTCATGCTTTGAAGAGAGACGGGGTCTAAAACCGAGAGACTGAGACTGCTGCTGGTTTTTTGAGGTAGATTTGTTAAAGGGGGCTCAACACAAATGAAACGGATGCTGTCTAAAGTCTCTTGCTGGATTTCCTCATTAGATCTCTTTGGCTTGGACAAGGAGGAGTGTTGAAGACCCAGGCACTCCATGAAAATGTTCTTCCCATCGGAACTGGTAGTGTCATCATGCGGTACTGCTTCATTGACCTCCTTGAAATCCATTGAATGGGAATTGACTTTGGGTGGATCTGTAACAGCATCTGTGCTTTGTTCCTGAGGTTCTGTGTTGGTGTCTGCACTGCTTTTATGTGAGGATTTGTGAAGATCCAGAGACTGCTGAAGAGGGAAGGCCTTGTTGCAGACCTCACAAACAAATCTATGGAACTTACTAGTGCATCGTCGCAAGTTAGTCTCACACCAGACCTGAATAAATCAAACAAATCAAACTTATCTTCCTGTAATGCCTTAAAGTGTAATTCGAaaattaattaaagggatagttcattcaaaaatgaattaatattgttCCTAACCCTTtatagactttctttcttttgtgtaacacaaaagaagatattaggcagaatgttagcctttgtatggaaaaaagatgcaatgaaagtgaatggtgactgaggctaacattctgccttacatctcattTCATGTTCCTcgaaagaaagatagtcatatgagtttggaacatgagggtaaggaaatgaagacagaatggtgaattatcccttaagTTCTATCTCAGCTGATGTGTTGtaaatattcacattaaattCCTCACCTGTGCTATTTGAGGAAACTTGTCACAGCTGAAGTCAATGAAAGCCAAGTCACCAAAACCCAGAGGGATGGAGGGGTTACTCTGAATAAAGGGTCGTCCAGTTGGGTCTGTGGGCAGCTGCTTATGAACGATGGCATTATGGCGAAGGAGAGCACGGTGCGTGCGAAAGGTGATGCAACAAATGTTACACCTAGAATTAGAAGAAACAGTTTAAAACTCCTGCAGAGTCCcttagagatagttcacccaaaaatgaaaattctgtcatcatttactcaccctcttgttgtaaAAAACCCCTATAACTTTCTttgttatgtggaacacaaatgagatgtaaggcagaatgttagcctcagtcacccatttaatttcattgcatttttttatccccatacaatgaaagtgaacagtaaCTAACACACTGTcctaactagtggtcgaccgatatatcgccgaggcaGATAAATCAGCAGATATTTGGTACTTTTCAATTATTGGCATCGGACGATAAATTTTCCAGTTTGGTTAGTTTCTAAAGCTGGGACCGCacagagaatcgcctgcttgcacaTGAAGGAGTGGtgtgagacatgtaaatgaccaatcacagtttgttttgttgttagaAACCATCGTGTTACCACAATAACAGACCGGTGTCTCATTAAAATGGTCCCGCATATCAAGAGTCGTGACAGATGCGTATGAGCTCATGATGTTTAAAgtgctctctctttcttctcaacagttccctgtaactgtaAACTGTCATACATCAtacatatcatatatatatatatatatatatatatatatatatatatatatatatatatatatatatatatcggtctACCGGCCACTCTGctttctggatatcggcatcggccattaaaaaaccccacATCGGCTGACCTCTAGTCCTAACCAGGCGGACGCCGCGATAAAAGGTAGTTTTGCCATGtccagagtttttgtcctaaccagcagggCATTCTATTCTATAGACAGGACATTCTACTGATTGCTTGGATTCTATTTCTGTGACAACGCACTGGGTAGCCCTGTCCACAAATGATCTCTCATTGGTCTAAAATCCTTCTCATAACCGTACTTTAAAGCCGGCGTCTCACTAGCCAGTTCAAAACGACTTTTAGGTTGGACGAGGGTGACACACCTATCGACTGTTGTGCTGAGGTCTCTCTATCTTCAGCTGGAGCTCTGccatacacatacagttgaagtcagaagtttacatacaccttagccaaatccgtttaaactcagtttttcacaattcctgacatttaatcatagaaaaccttccctgtctcaggtcagttaggatcactactttattttaagaatgtgaaatgtcgggggcctgggtagctcagtggtaaacacgctggctaccatccctggagttcgctagttcgaatcccagggcgtgttcagtgactccagccaggtctcctaagcaaccaaactggcccggctgctagggagggtagagtcacatggggtaacctcctcgtgatcgctataatgtagttcgttcttggtggggcgcgtggtgagttgagcgtggttgccgcggtggatggtgtgaagcctccacacaccctatgtctccgtggcaatgcgctcaacaagccacgtgataagatgcgtgggttgacgatctcagacgcagaggcaactgggatttgtcctccaccacccagactgaggcgaatcactacgtgaccacgaggacttaaaaaaaaaaaaaaaaagcacattgggaattgggcattccaaattaggagaaaaaaaaaaaaaaaaagtgaaatgtcagaataatagtagagagaattatttattttagcttttatttctttcattacattcccagtgggtcagaagtttacattcacttaattagtatttggttgcattgcatttaaatggtttaacttgggtcaaacattttgggtagccttccacaagcttttcacaataagttgctggaattttggcccattcctccagacagaactggtgtaattgagtcaggtttgttggcctccttgctagcacacacttttttagttctgcccacaaattttctatcggactgaggtcagggcttttgtgatggccactccaataccttgactttgttgtccttaagccatttttgccacaactttggaggtatgcttggggtcattgtccatttggaagatgtcttgagatgtttcaatatatacacattattttcCCACACatttcatgatgccatctattttgtgaagtgcaccaattcctcctgcagcaaagcacccccacaacatgatgctgccacccccatgcttcacggttgggatggtgttcttcggcttgcaagcctcaccctttttccttcaagcATAAggttggtcattatggccaaacagttcaacttttgtttcatcagaccagaggacatttctccaaaaagtaagattttgtgcacttgcaaactgtagtctggcattttttttatggtggttttggagcagcggattcttccttgctgagcagcctttcaggttatgttgatataggactcgttttattgtggatatagatacttgtctacctgtttcctccagcatcttcacaaggtcctttcttgttgttctgggattgttttgcacttttcgcaccaaactacgttcatttctaggagacagaatgtgtctccttcctgagcagtatgatggatgtctcatggtgtttatactttcatactattgtttgtacagataaaagtggtaccttcaggcatttggaaattgctcaaggatgaaccagtcttgtggaggtccacaatttttttttgaagtcttggctgatttcttttgattttcccatgatgtcaagcaaacattcacaggtacacctccaattgactccaattagcctatcagcagctaaattaggcttgaaatcattttcttgaattttccaagctgcttaaagtcacagttaacttagtgtatgtaaacttctgacccattggaattgtgatatagtcaattaaaagtgaaacagtctgtctgtaaacaattgttggaaaaattacttgtgtcatgcacaaagtagatgtccaaaacgacttgccaaaactatagtttgctaatatgaaatttgcGGAgtggttaaatatttttttatgacttcaacctaagtgtatgttaacttctgacttcaactgtatacacaaTGATTCAGAATAGAGGAGATATGATAGACATACCAGCTTAGTGTCGCatgaacataaacaatggtaatagACTAAATTAAGATGTGATTCAAAGAGTAAACTTTGCCCTGTTTATGACTGTGATTGTATATTTATCCTCTCTGGGCTTGCTGTAGAAAGCATATGCAGCTTTGGTGGGTAAATGATTTACAttacgtgaaaatcccagtattttcacacacaacagtctctagatttaccaaaaacaaaaaacatccactgagcagcagttctgtggacggaaatgccttattgatgagagaggtcaagagagaatggccagactggtttgaactgacaaagtctacggtaactcggataactgctctgtacaattgtggtgagaagaatataatctcagaatgctattctgagatgtgggttggcactgttttggcggcacgagggggacctacacaatattaggcaggtggttttaatgttgtggctgatcggtgtatgttcaataaacagactgttccaCCTGACTGTTCTGATTTCTTATTTTACTGTCATTCTTTATCATTTCAGTGTATGAGTATTGCAGTGCCGTGTAGCGTCCTGTCTGGATAGACAAACTGCTTGTCACTGGAATCTTATTGCGTTGCATCTGGTTAGGAAACTgtgtgaggctaacattctgccaaacaactccttttgtgttccatggatgaaataaagtaatgtttggaaaaatatgagggtgagtaaatgacgacagaatgttaatttttgggtgaaacttttcctttaagaaatCAGTGCAAAACTATAATGTGCTGAAACAATTTACAGAAGAGCAAGTCAACAGGCATACACCCTCCTGAGCCTACCTAAGTGTAGTGTCAGGATGTGTCTCCATGTGGGTATCCAAACCATATTTACAGATGAATGTCTTAAAGCAGATGGGGCAGTGAAGGAGCTCTTCTTCCCTCTTGACAGAACCAGGCTCTTCGGCCTTTTGCATCAACATCTCCTAAACAGAGACAATTTGGTTTTATATACAACAAAGCACTTTATGTTGTGGCAAAGCATTGCACAGTATAATAGTTCAGCAACTGTTCTCCAAACGACCTTACAATATAACTTTAGCACAGGCACAATACATTTCAAAGAgccattaaaggaacagttcacacagaaattacaattttgtctaaaaatcttatttactcaccatcatgtagctccaaacccatattacattctattcttatgtggaacacaacattttaaaaagtcatatacatttggaacaatattaaggtcagtaaataatgacagaattgtcatttgggtaaactattcctttaaaactcttTGGCACTAGACGTAAACAGAGGTGGAAATATACCTTTTTATTTGGTGGCTCATCAGCCTGCTCCCCCTCATCCTCTACACTAGGCTTTCTCTTAGTAGAGAGTCGACGGCGCTTGTTTATTGAGGAAGGACTGGATGTAGGAAAACCATTTGCATCCTTTTCATGAATTTTCATGTGCCTGCAGAGATGAATAACTCATCTTCAGCTTTATCAtacaattattatgttggcttgacaaagctaaCATGCTATTATTCAACAGTCATTGTTCAGGGTTTTTCAAAATATCTAAACCAACACCAACATTTCTGACTGATACTCCTCTTAGAGCTTTCAAGctgcatccaccaaacttggtacagaccttcaggcttatctgactcgggttgctatgatttttctaactgatcagaattaAGTTTTTAGCACAGCAAGTGATCAAAAATACCCCAAAtctttttgatttttttcaatgtgcattcttttgtgttcttacattCTCGTGGATTCTTTTGACATCATCATCAACTGCCAAAGTTCaattccaatcctcaagaacaTAAGTACCGAGAATGCATTAAATTACCTGGATATGTTCTCAATCAGGCCAAATATCGAGcatgcatcggatggtgacttgtggacAAGAACCCGGTACTACGGTGGCAgttttccctcaagagtttccGGCTGTAAGCTTGTGAAAGTCTTACGCCTCGTGAGAGTCATTCTCCATGAAAAtttgttgggcatcattttaataaagtcataaacacatggaggaaataagtgttaacagactttattcttttaacgtgtCAATAGTCCTGCAAAATCTCACTGGTGTGATAataataatgctgtcactggtgtgtgatcatgccagtagttctctcactggcttCAAATGTGCTCTGACAGTTAATTACGCAACAGTTAGATCTCAGCACATCTCCTCCTGTCCTTCAGAGTTCATTCTTCCAAGGTGGCTTGACAAGACTGGTCTTCAAAAGAACTCAAGTCCATTCTCTGTGGTCTTAGCATTGAAAAACAGCCATAGACTTACATGAACGGAATGTTCAAACGGGCCAAGAATATTCAAACTCCAAcgatcaaaaaattcaaaaatgtaaatgtaaacaatctgctttaaaggtgctgtgagcgattttagccattctggaacttccaccagactagCCGTACAATCAGTCACGCCCACTCTTTCcaaagacacgcacacacacaaacacactagagaCCGTTGTGTTGGAGCAGATGGAGGGAGAGGGTCCTGCTGTCCGACCCTGAGCGTTTTGCGGCAGCAGGACGTACCGGCACTTATTCTAGCCTATATGGGCTGCCCATATATGCTAGTAAATCTGACAAGTAATAGAGGCGTTTTCTACTTTTCATAACAAATCACTTACAGCAACTTCaactgtttctaacaagttatctatctatccatccatcaattcATCCACCTGTAaccttcaaactttttttttttttaaattagtgttAAACATTCAGACAAAGCTTTGTCTTGACAAGCTGTACCAATCTAGTTTTTACTGTGTGCTTCTGCACACTCTTGGTCAGTAATTTTAGACTATGAGGTGTGTACCAGACTTGCCACATTTAACCTGCTTTTTTAAGCAATGAGCATAGTTACCACTTACTGTCATTTGTACAGTAtttatacaccctgatccatGTATTTGTTGACCTCATCCATGTTGAATATTATCTGTTTTGGTGCTGATGTGATGCGATAGCTCTGTGGCTGCTGGAATACTTCAATACTCAAGAAGTGTAGGATACAGAAAAGTTACTAGGAAAAGTGGCTGAGCTGTAATGCAATAAAATGGACAGCAGAGGCTTTCTGTCTGAGAGGTCAGAGGTAATATGTGGAGGCAAAATGCTGAGAATCACATTACGACATGCCAGAACTTGTGCAAGCCCCCCTCCCTACACCTCACTGAAACAAACTCACCTTTCAGGTTCGACCAGACACAAGGCCCCTGATGCTTATGCTTAACTGTTTGAGTGACTGAGCATGTTAGAGTGAGTTTGTTTTAGATTTAAATGTGTAGTTATGTGTTCACTGTATTGAGGTGTATAGTTTTTATGATCATTCACTGAGTGCATGTATGGTCAAGTGGAAGAGGAGGATAAATGTCAGCAGACCCAGTGGTAAGAATCTTGTTTTACATTCTGCAGCCAAAGTTATTAATAGCAGAGAGGCAGAGTGATGGCCACCCATGTGGACCCAACCCTGACAGCCTGAATCCTGTTTCATCTCACATCTCATGTCTGTGAAACCATGTGAACTAAAACAGTATCTGCATCATAATATTAATGTGCAATTTTTATTCTTGCAATTTGTTGTCACATGCCACTTAATCACGTTGTGGTTCTATGTTTGAAGTTACTATACTTGTTGATGCAGGACCACTGACCATTGACTTCTTCTGCAGTGCCTCATAAATAGTGCCAGAGGGCAGTGTGGAGAAAATTGCTCAATAGCATGATCTGATGTTCTGTCAGACAAGGTTAAGTTCTGTTATATGCAAAAACAATAAGTTTAAAAATTACCTTTAAATCTATGAtgtatagtggccccaaaaatatttggaaatatcaaaccaagggatatttattttaaaataaatatagcaaAAACACACTTTCaagccaaaaattaaaaaaaggagtTTGTgaggtttaaaataataaaatatatacagtacatacatacatacatatatacagtatatagttcaaATTTAAAACACAGTGTTTGGACACTTTATGGTGGTTAAATTTGGTAGctcatgtccatagttaatgtgatgaactacacctgtggttactttgcAAGGGTACCTGCATTAATTTGTGGAAAACTGACTTAAATGACATAAATCCACTACAAATAACCATTGGAGTGGAAAATGGTTAagataagggatagttcacccaaaaatgaacattctctcatcatttactcaccctcatgccatcccagatgtgtatgactttctttcttctgctgaacacaaacgaagatttttagaagaatatcccagctctgtaggtctatacaatgcaagtgaatggtgactagacctttcaagctccaaaaagcacaaaaaggcagcataaaagta contains the following coding sequences:
- the rreb1b gene encoding ras-responsive element-binding protein 1 isoform X4 encodes the protein MLSCFITYKLHTGFACSTIEINCLLLCLKAFYNSFLQQFYKQEDMESTSPDKSVSDGVGAVEINGQSQLSKEAVKNQPSTYEPEPVEVNLKRKADSDGMDKQAHMVEEDEGGVRPEEELSSINSMMSTVMNVGQINGVDSDSTKASPKTTSKSTSISRTGRRNQEVKEDHSNFICPLCNKNCMTQHQLTMHIRQHNTDSGGTDHSCSICGKALSSASSLDRHMLVHSGERPYTCVVCGQTFTTNGNMHRHMKIHEKDANGFPTSSPSSINKRRRLSTKRKPSVEDEGEQADEPPNKKEMLMQKAEEPGSVKREEELLHCPICFKTFICKYGLDTHMETHPDTTLRCNICCITFRTHRALLRHNAIVHKQLPTDPTGRPFIQSNPSIPLGFGDLAFIDFSCDKFPQIAQVWCETNLRRCTSKFHRFVCEVCNKAFPLQQSLDLHKSSHKSSADTNTEPQEQSTDAVTDPPKVNSHSMDFKEVNEAVPHDDTTSSDGKNIFMECLGLQHSSLSKPKRSNEEIQQETLDSIRFICVEPPLTNLPQKTSSSLSLSVLDPVSLQSMNKNTALSLLSLQPLHGVVSSGMFVPISGQAAVELADIEQILKIAATVPPQMSLSLLPKDQASPIQVDPKHISSLKPKPLITPRSSMGASTPPPPVMNAQQASSGNISPSLPPQTGQQLRTARQTSASSSSSTSSSPTNWETTQLGSDVIGSMIISYDNATGKLKQEDFDGKDKELRVVSKKTAKTEYPCRFCKEVFSFLGGLQAHMRHHLGASPYQCTICCYAAPDKATLIRHLRTHSGERPYVCRLCHYPFTVKANCERHLRKKHMKNTRKEIEKNIEYVTTSSTLSGLFGGATLDLLDTAGAGNASCRYCGEDLKNYRALQIHLRTHSGCQRKPFECRQCGAAFLAKRNCIHHLLKQHPEVQEREIEEHIKSLLPVGEDATAHANPPTSNGLVNRTVPQNSGSFSGPVDQEQPLDFSSKSKKIIGSDVKLEETASPLLNDCSMEPIDLSMPKDPEKKRTMKGLARSTSLNNQVVKKEQPSPSTETTPGLLATLPISISSLASALSSDLTKPFTRLKPLLPKPSSEMQPLASIAQIISSVSATPMLIETGMDVKNSVSAKDFNTLNDKKGTVIPDSTLKGSPPDNSKRRGKKRLFQEEICDPKSATGSGIDLESSGEFPSVEKMLATTDANKFSPYLQTNQMQPVKEEKEKQSISDEVKEGGEDKPKKSPQNKGKKNAYSNSVQKMTCPYCPRLFPWASSLQRHMLTHTGQKPYPCPQCESFFSTKSNCERHLLRKHGISNRGLQQSGSRPKPKADEGSQGSTGTSESISDTEPPVAEDTMDLSSVDLKKEGNSSSPEHISEQTGQSATEQTDSTRDPHQTQPAEGNLEKIENDDDDTQSNKSLDMNHASKLVDFKLSGGDQHQPKSTETTAQAVDVPDEFPHTCATCKKTFRHAATLSRHQKTHIQDVQSEDGGKKGRRQPTGSKQTTITAPRKEMEQEAKLEDVEKEENISCVESGEEEEKEKDGEEMSDDEEEGGSSEHMALEEESDSAGGKTDKRKKICAVCSKRFWSLQDLTRHMRSHTGERPYKCQTCDRTFTLKHSLVRHQRVHQKPTDEKGSDEAEVNEDTDGAKDDTGVLEGKEVRCSPGGESEATDPIQTENESKRTEVLQTEEIEGHKVEKQHANDVDMKLDSAEEPPKEPKLEEAEQEEPQKDKPSTHAASVESQSGSHPEPAEISVHSCIAAQEIAEKPVL